ATAAAAAGGCGATACAGGAGTATATAAAAGGTGCTTTCCTTCGTTATCGTTTCATATAACAGTGAAAATCACATTGAATCTTGTATTAACCATATATCTATGGTGGAAGATATCGTGTACGAAATCATTGTTGTAGATAATGATTCGAAAGATAATACAAAGCAAATTGTGAAAGACAAGTTCCCGGAAGTAAAACTAATAGAATCACATGAGAATAGGGGATTTTCCTGGGGAGTGAATATTGGTGTCTCTCACGCGAAATACGATTACGTTTTTATTCTCAATCCAGATTCCATGGTGCAGACCAGACAATTTAAAGAGAGTCTACATGAGTTGTCATTAAATGGGGTAGGTATCATAGGTCCAAAAGTTATCAACCCGGGGGATAAGGCAAGACAATACTCCGCGCGAAGGTTTCCCACACTCAGGACCGGAGTTTTCAATAGAAGTTCGATTTTTACGAGCCTCATACCAAACAACAGGCACTCCAGGGAATATCTTGATCCGATAGAAAATCCCGAAGAAACCCAAAAAGTTGATTGGGTTTCCGGATGCGCTATACTTTTCAAAAAGGGGATTTATCACGAGGTGGACGGTTTCGATGAATCCTTTTTTGTTTTCTATGAAGACATCGA
This genomic window from Candidatus Zymogenaceae bacterium contains:
- a CDS encoding glycosyltransferase family 2 protein, producing the protein MLSFVIVSYNSENHIESCINHISMVEDIVYEIIVVDNDSKDNTKQIVKDKFPEVKLIESHENRGFSWGVNIGVSHAKYDYVFILNPDSMVQTRQFKESLHELSLNGVGIIGPKVINPGDKARQYSARRFPTLRTGVFNRSSIFTSLIPNNRHSREYLDPIENPEETQKVDWVSGCAILFKKGIYHEVDGFDESFFVFYEDIDFCKRVTASGHSIQYYPDIQVEHEIGISKTVPTIKINYERHRGMWVYYKKHFERNFILDIIVLAGIISRFMITSIKVVIKTLKRKKKLFL